The stretch of DNA CTGAAATAGCTAATAAAAATAATGTAGATGTTGTTTTAGACTTAGATTTTAGAGCTGACCAATGGCATGATTATAGAGCATTCGGATTAACGGTAAGAGCCATTCTTTCAAAGGTAAAAATAGCCATAGGAACCGAAGAAGAAATATTAGCGGCTACTTTAAGTGATACCTCTCAAGTAGTTATCAAAGATCAACAAATTTCTGCGCCTGAAATTAAAGGAGATATAAACGCTTCTATTCAACAATTAATAGCTTCAGGAATAGAAATATTATTAGTAAAAAGAGGTGCCGATGGTGTCAGTATTTATAAAAATGATGGCACGAAAGAAGATGTTCCTGGGTTTCCTGTTGAAGTATTAAATGTTTTAGGAGCAGGTGATGCATTTGCTAGTGGTTTTTTATATGGCATTTTACAAGGGTGGAATTTATATAAGGCATGTAGAATGGGAAATGCAAGTGGCGCACAAGTAGTAACCAAACAGGGTTGCGCTAATTTTATGCCAACACTTCAAGAATCTTTACAGTTTATTGAAGAAAAAGGAGGCTTTTAATAACGAGTAATAATACTTTGTCATTTCGACAGGGTGAAGAATAAACGACGAGAACTCTTAAATTGATGAGATTCCTCCTCATAAGCTTCGCTTAGGTATTTTCAATCAAAATATATTTTGATTTCAATAGCGTTCGGAATGACATCATTAAATATAAAAAAAGGTGAAGACAAAACGATTAACTGTAGCACAAGCAACTATAGAGTTCTTAAAAAACCAATATGTAGAACGTGATGGTGTGCAAAACAAATTCTTTGCAGGTTGTTTTGGGATTTTTGGACATGGTAATGTTGCCGGGATAGGTCAAGCATTGCATCAAAACCCTGATTTCCCTTACTATGTAGTACGAAACGAACAAGGTATGGTGCATACAGCAGCAGCTTTTGCAAAAGTTAAAAACAGATTGCAAACTTTTGCTTGTACCACGTCTATAGGACCAGGTGCTACCAATATGATTACGGCAGCAGCAGGTGCAACCATTAATAGAATCCCTGTATTATTACTACCGGGTGATATTTTTGCTACCAGGCAAGTAGCCCCCGTTTTACAGCAATTAGAATCAGCACAAACACAAGATATTTCAGTAAACGATTGTTTTAAACCCATTTCAAAATATTGGGATCGTATCAACCGCCCGGAGCAGCTCATTACAGCCTTACCGGAAGTGATGCGTGTATTAACATCGCCTGCCGAAACAGGAGCGGTTACCTTAAGTATTCCTCAAGATGTACAGGCAGAGGCATACAATTTTCCTATAACATTATTTGAAAAACGCATTTGGTATATTGGAAGACCCGAACCAGACACTACCTTATTAAAAAAAGCCATAACACTTATAAAAAATAGTAAAAAGCCATTAATCATTGCTGGTGGTGGGACCATTTATAGTGATGCTACGGAGTCCTTAAAATTGTTGGTTGAAAATACAGGAATCCCTGTTACAGAAACATATGCCGGTAAAGGATCCTTACCTTACGACAACCCTCATAACCTCGGAGCCATGGGAGTTACAGGAACCCCAGGAGCCATAGAAATCGCTAAAGATGCCGATGTCGTTATAGGTATTGGAACACGTTATAGCGACTTTACCACCATTTCTAAATCGGCGTTTCAAAATCCGAATGTACAATTTATCAATATTAATGTTGCTGAGTTTGATTCGTTTAAACATGGTGCTTTACCATTGGTAGGAGACGCTAAAGTTGTTTTAGAAGGTTTAAATAAAGCGCTTTCAACATATAAAGTCGAAGAGCAGTACAAACAAAAAGTTGCGGATCTTAACAGCTCTTGGGATGCTTTTGTTTCTGGTATTTATTCAGAAAAAAATGAAACACCAGCGTTTCAAGGCGAAGTGATTGGTGCTATCAATAATTTTGCTGGAGAAAAAGACATCGTGCTTTGTGCAGCAGGGAGCTTACCGGGAGATTTGCATAAGCTATGGCGTACTACACATCCTAAAGGCTTTCATTTAGAATATGGCTATTCGTGTATGGGGTATGAGATTGCTGGTGGTTTAGGCGCCAAAATGGCCAGTCCTGAAAGTGACATTTATGTCATGGTGGGCGATGGTAGTTATTTAATGATGTCTCAAGAAATAGTTACTGCCATTCAAGAGCGGGTAAAAATGACTATTGTGCTGTTGAATAATGATGGCTATTCTAGTATTGGTAGCTTATCTAACGCTGTTGGCACCGAAGGCTTTGGAACTTATTACAGATACAGAAATGAACAAACCCAACAGTTAGATGGCGGTTTACTTCCTATAGATTATGCAGCAAATGCAGCAAGTATGGGAGCGTATGTTATTAAAGCTAAAAATGTTTCAGAATTAAAAGACGCTTTAAAGGAAGCTAAAACTATAGATAGAACAACCCTTATTTATATAGATGTTGACAGAAAGAAAGGCGTTCCTGGGTTTACATGGTGGGATGTCGCTATTGCTGAAGTTTCAGAAAAAGATGCTGTAAAAGAATCGCTTAAAACCTATCAAGAAAATAAAAAGTCACAAAAGTATTATATGTAGTATTCTTTAGTAAATGACAATAAATAGTTAGGCATTTAAAATATTATAATGTCTCCTTGAGAGCAGTTGAGAGGTTATTTAAATCAAATAATAATAATAATAATAATATATAGTTGGGAGGTCTCGACTGCGCTCGACCTGACATGTAGAAAATATTTGATAATGTATGAACTAATAATATCAATTTAACTAACCATAAAACCAATTATATGGATTCAAATTTAATTATTACACTTGCTTCATTTGTATTGTTTACAACAGCTGTTGCCTTTTTTACATGGTACAACTTGCGTAAAACAAATTTAACATCTTCAGCAGGTTATTTTTTAGGAGGGCGAAGTTTGTCTGGAATCGTCATTGCGGGATCCATGTTATTGACAAATATTTCTACTGAACATTTAATTGGTATGAATGGCAATTCATATGTCAATGGCTTTATAATTATTGCATGGGAAGTCACTTCTGCTATAGCCTTGGTAATTGCAGCGATTTATTTTATTCCCAAATATTTAAAAATGGGATTAACGACCATTCCACAGTTTTTAGAAAATCGTTTTGATGGGTTAACACGAACATTGGTAGCCGTATTTTTAATTGTATCGTTTGTAGTCACCTTATTACCAATAGTATTATACACAGGAGCTATAA from Flavivirga spongiicola encodes:
- the iolC gene encoding 5-dehydro-2-deoxygluconokinase gives rise to the protein MMHKKYDVITVGRSSIDLYSQNIGASFNDIKGFDAFVGGSPLNIAVGCARLGVNASLLTAVGNDKVGEFIVNFLNNENINTYCIPVKHNSRSSAVVLGIEPPDKFPLVYYRDNAADSQVDIDDVQNANIPDYKILLINGTALNMEPTRSATFYAAEIANKNNVDVVLDLDFRADQWHDYRAFGLTVRAILSKVKIAIGTEEEILAATLSDTSQVVIKDQQISAPEIKGDINASIQQLIASGIEILLVKRGADGVSIYKNDGTKEDVPGFPVEVLNVLGAGDAFASGFLYGILQGWNLYKACRMGNASGAQVVTKQGCANFMPTLQESLQFIEEKGGF
- the iolD gene encoding 3D-(3,5/4)-trihydroxycyclohexane-1,2-dione acylhydrolase (decyclizing) — protein: MKTKRLTVAQATIEFLKNQYVERDGVQNKFFAGCFGIFGHGNVAGIGQALHQNPDFPYYVVRNEQGMVHTAAAFAKVKNRLQTFACTTSIGPGATNMITAAAGATINRIPVLLLPGDIFATRQVAPVLQQLESAQTQDISVNDCFKPISKYWDRINRPEQLITALPEVMRVLTSPAETGAVTLSIPQDVQAEAYNFPITLFEKRIWYIGRPEPDTTLLKKAITLIKNSKKPLIIAGGGTIYSDATESLKLLVENTGIPVTETYAGKGSLPYDNPHNLGAMGVTGTPGAIEIAKDADVVIGIGTRYSDFTTISKSAFQNPNVQFININVAEFDSFKHGALPLVGDAKVVLEGLNKALSTYKVEEQYKQKVADLNSSWDAFVSGIYSEKNETPAFQGEVIGAINNFAGEKDIVLCAAGSLPGDLHKLWRTTHPKGFHLEYGYSCMGYEIAGGLGAKMASPESDIYVMVGDGSYLMMSQEIVTAIQERVKMTIVLLNNDGYSSIGSLSNAVGTEGFGTYYRYRNEQTQQLDGGLLPIDYAANAASMGAYVIKAKNVSELKDALKEAKTIDRTTLIYIDVDRKKGVPGFTWWDVAIAEVSEKDAVKESLKTYQENKKSQKYYM